ACACGACCAATGGGTTGGTTAGGTGGCCAGTTAAGCACACTCCTCTGTATAATTTTCCTGACGAGCGTGGTTCAGTTAAAGTTTTGTATCGTTGACGAACTTGCTACAACAAGAATGTTACTACTGTTCTAAATTTTCACATATTCTCCTCTCCTACACTGAATCATTACGCTTTCTCACTGATCACTTGACAAGACCTTTGAAATCATCTGCAGGTGCTGGACGTGGGTGTGTACACAGGCGCGAGTGCCTTGTCAGCGGCCCTGGCGCTGCCCCCCGATGGTGAAGTGCACGCGCTGGACTTAACTGATGAAAATGTAAACTTAGGTAAGGAGGACAGCAAGAGGCTACCAGCTGCTATTGCAAAGTTCGACGCACTCAGTTTGTGGGTTAGCTGGGTCTTGCATTGACAGATTAGATGAGATAGGAATCAGGTGACGGATTATTGGAATGTTTCTATTAGATTCACTCGTCTATTTGCTAAATTATAtgctcctttttattcttaatgGTATTGATATCAAAGGAAGGTCGGTTTATTCATATAACATTTAAATTCGTAGATAGAGGTAACAGTAATTACTATAAATTCTACTATTATTTTCACTTGCCAGTTAACTGTTGGTGATAATGAAACGTTTAATGAaacatttaccaccaccaccaccaccacaacaacaacaacaacaacaacaacaacaccatcatcatctactgctactactactactactactactactattactactactactactactactactactactactactactactactactaccactactactacaatatactCTTCACCCGACAGGCAGGAAGTTCTGGAGCGAGGACGGAGTGGCAGACAAGATCCACGTGCACATCGGGCCCGCCACGGACACCCTGCAGCAGTTCATCGACGAGGGCCAGGCCGGCACTTTTGACTTCGCCTTCATCGACGCTGATAAACCAAACTTCGATCGCTACTACGAACAGTGCCTGGTGTTGGTGCGGCGAGGCGGCATCATCGCCTTTGACAACACTGTGCTGAACGGCCGTGTGCTGGACCCCGATGACCAAAAGCCCGATGCGGTGGCCGTCAGGAAGCTGAACAAGAAGCTGAGGGATGACCAGCGcatctatttgtctttcttgaAGATTGGGGACGGTCTCAGCCTTTGCTTCATCAAGTAGCgcagagaaaaaagggagactaCAAGAAACCATCAGGCGTACTCGTGGCCAGTCTCTGTGATCTCTAATATAATCTAAAAAAGTAAaactgcttattttttttttagcaaatcCAGAAAAATACCATAAATCTAgaaaacttttttatttatgagtTTATAAAATTGCCGTTCTCAATATCAATCACTATAACTGACTAATTagatattaactttcttattctctcccacatctgttctctcctccattcttgtctcattcttccttcttctttcttggcaGATGTCTCTTTATTGTGTTCCTTAGGTTATGACAAACTCATAAAAGAATGCCGTCGTTTTACTGCACAGCCACGATACTATTCAATACaagtctatatttttctttcttaccttcagCAGACCCGTACAGTCTTTGGTGAAGGAACCACTATATACCATTCGTCAATGTTCCAAACGCTACCAAAGTCACCACAGACTGTTATGATACAGGCCAGCGCGTTGCCATGGAGTGTGTCACACTTTCCGTCGGCTTGATTCAGCACACATGCAAGGTTTATCAGATGTATTTAATCACTAAGACCTTGATCTGGTATAACGATACTGCTACACTGTGCATACCGGAAAACAGCAATTGAGCGCCATGAAACATTCAGGACTGGTGGTGATTACGGTAAATCTCTGACTCCTACCAAATGAAATATGTGATACTTTGTTACGTAAGCTCTTGATAAGATGGACTTCGTGTTAACTATAAGtcgaagaatctctctctctctctctctctctctctctctggaccacTACCGTCTTCACTGTCCGGAAGTTGACAGTCTGCTGCCTCGCGGTCTTTCTCTTCTCGGCGTATGTCATTATCTCTTAACCGCAGACTGACATTATCCTTGCCTGCTGCTCACGCTTTGGTGGACATTACTTTCAGTTATCAGTTATCTCTTGAGTTTAACCAATTGTACAATATCATATTTTGATTCTTATACAGCGTATTAGTTTGATGTATTTGTGCACAATataatcaactctctctctctctctctctctctctctctctctctctgaagatgaTGGGAGTCACTGGTTCGATCCGTATATCTGAGACATTCTTGAAGCATCAATGACAGTGATCCATGACCCAGAGTGCACAGGAGGTGGGTCTGGTTCCGCTCCCCTCCTCCGCTGCCTGACATAGCATCTCCCTACCCATCATCTCGTGTTTGTAGGACATGACTTGTGGCGAGCTCATGTGACTCTCCAAAATATTGAACAAAGGTAATGGGTGTCTTTTTATTGCCGATGTATTTGAACCTGGAATAAAGTACGATAATTTTGTCGTCCCTGGTGAGTTGTGAGGGTCTCGCCAGCCACCGAGATGAAGCAGACGCATCGTACTTATTTCTCGGGCACATTTTACAGAAACTAATTATGAGCAAAGAAATTAAGATACACTACAGTTAGAAGACTATAAAGTAGGAATAGTGGATAGATTTTTACTTTAGAAGCGTAATTGTATAAAAATGTCTAATTTTACTTTAGAATGGAGTGAAGAGATTATACATGATAGTTAGATTGCAATGTTAATTACGTACGAACAAATTAGATGTTATTCTCTCAGCTAAAGAAGTTTCGTCATTTTTACCATGCATGATCATAAATTTAAGagcagtgtctctctctctctctctctctctctctctctctctctctctctctctctctctctctctctctctctctctctctctctctctctctctctctctctgacctacaTCGCTTCATCCCGGTCTCTGACTATTATCATGCcaacgtgaacacacacacacacacacacacacactctctctctctctctctctctctctctctctctctctctctctctctctctctctctctctctctctctctctcagccatccaTTAATGATGACGGTCATAAAAGGAAGGATTATCTAAAAATATGTTGAAAGACAAACATGGTGGTCTTTTATGAGTCTTCCTCCTGGGGCACTGTAATGTCATATATAAAAATATGCATGGTTAGagcatttattttaatttatacTTTTGTTGCCCCAACCCAATAAATTTTCAaaagattatcattattaaaaaaatatataaaatttctaAATTTATAAAGCTTTATAGGGTCTTATCGTCCCTCTAGACTCTAGAGTCTAGAATCTAGATTCGAGATCTAAGTCTGTTCACTTTAAGTTAAATTCAATTTATTTCACATCACAGTATGCCAGTAGGAACAGAAATGTTACTCAAGTATCAAAACATCATGCTCTCCTCCCTGACCCTcgccattaagagagagagagagagagagagagagagagagagagagagagagcgagcagaCCGGCCATATCGCGAACATCGTCACAGTTTGCGAGGGTGTGAGTAACAAACAAGCGTCTGTACTTAAGTTAAAATCCGCCCATCACCACtatgcaccatcaccaccactcccataGGAACTATAGTATATGCTGAATCAATCTAATATCATCTAGTCTAGTATATTCGTCATTTGGCTCATTCTCAGTGGGATCGACTACTCACTGTATTGTCGCCAGCAAGGTACATACGATAAACGGGTTGGACAACGAGCAACCCGGTGTAGTAACCATGAACTGCAATGTACGTAGTACGTAGAGTCATTAATGATTAGCCCCACTCTCTCCTAATCACTCACTGACTGACGCCAGCTcttatccattctctctctctctctctctctctctctctctctctctctctctctctctctctctctctctctctctgttagaaGGGTTATTAGGAGCACAATCAAATGTATTTCTAAATGGTACTATGCTAGAGAATGCATATCAAGGAAGTTTATATCGATTCATTATACACCATGCTAAGATACGTGATTAAGATATACATTTTATAGTTTATCTTAGTATACCTTCATTGCTTTTTCTTGACATTTATAGGTAGGTAAAAACTTTCTTTAACTATCGTGCGTTTCTAATGCTGGGGTcacactacagctttttttttttttttttactacgacgCCCCCGACGGTCGTACAGACCGACTGTCGTTAACGATTGGGAGCATTTCAGTGAAAGAAGGACACGCAAAACGAAAGCCGTACACCTTCGTGGGAGTGTGAAGGTGGATGTTCACTCCTGGTGTCGGAGGCGGCCCCTCCATACTCATTCATGTCCAATGGGCCTGCGATGTCTAAGGATGTCCCAAAGAGATCTTCCGACGACGATGGgacatcattatttctatttcttttatttatttatttatttttttttaactggcgACAACGCATGAGCTGTCACATTGGTCACGACGATTCTAGCGACAACGTTTTCGTGCGTTACTGCCAAACGTGTGTTCAAAGACCAGTCGTAACTCAGTATTTTAATATTAAGATTTTTTACTCCTTCGATGTCGTTAGCAGCCCGAACGACATCGTATCTCTCTATAACGTCATTGTTTGTCATCGTACGTCATCGTACGCCCGATGAAATGGCTTTGTTTGTCGTGActcttccctttcactttcactgtttgatctgctgcagtctctgacgagacagccagacgttaccctacggaacgagctcagagctcattattaccgatcttcggataggcctgagaccaggcacacaccacacaccgggacaacaaggtcacaactcctcgatttacatcccgtacctacttactgctaggtgaacaggggctacacgtgaaaggagacacacccaaatatctccacccggccggggaatcgaaccccggtcctctggcttgtgaagccagtgctctaaccacagTCGAATGCAGTGCTCGGTTGTCGTAATGCTTCTACGACATCGTGCGATATCGCCGCGTTAACGTACTTGACTCACATCTTACAACAGGCCAAAATTCGTTAAAATGACGTCATTGCTACCGGCGACACCCCTCCTACGATTAGTGGTGGGCAAGTTCCGGTAACAGTACCGGTAATACCGGTACCAGCCTTAACGGTACTGTACCGGTAAATAGCCGAAACGGTTATTTttatataacacaagaacaaatgtgataaaacaataaaaagataggaagttgcAGAAACAAACTTATTGACTGCGTGTTGGAAGGTTTGACCGGATTCGTGGTtcacaatgaaaaaatgaataaataaataaattttgctgtaaaaaggacagaaaatgacagattttgactgtccttttttacaagaaaacttaaggacaaacaggctcaaaaaaggacagactgtccttaaaaggacaaacatggCAACCGTGGTTCACTACGGGTTCCGACCACTAAGAGCGAAAGCGTTTGGCaacaatgttaaaaatatacttatatgtgtatatatttatggaTGTATGTacggtatgca
The sequence above is drawn from the Portunus trituberculatus isolate SZX2019 chromosome 41, ASM1759143v1, whole genome shotgun sequence genome and encodes:
- the LOC123517138 gene encoding probable caffeoyl-CoA O-methyltransferase 2 isoform X5, whose amino-acid sequence is MVLPGRGRGRGREGELPSQMLHRRVVFSTAFIRAKMAASLKSYDSKDPLVKYTADHSLRFTEAQKNLMELTFKLPKYYMLGAPEVLQLNANLIRTMGGKKVLDVGVYTGASALSAALALPPDGEVHALDLTDENVNLGRKFWSEDGVADKIHVHIGPATDTLQQFIDEGQAGTFDFAFIDADKPNFDRYYEQCLVLVRRGGIIAFDNTVLNGRVLDPDDQKPDAVAVRKLNKKLRDDQRIYLSFLKIGDGLSLCFIK
- the LOC123517138 gene encoding probable caffeoyl-CoA O-methyltransferase 2 isoform X3, with the translated sequence MGVMHNAGFEPCVGAARVSLPTVARAGQSSNVDDDGRQVVMVLPGRGRGRGREGELPSQMLHRRVVFSTAFIRAKMAASLKSYDSKDPLVKYTADHSLRFTEAQKNLMELTFKLPKYYMLGAPEVLQLNANLIRTMGGKKVLDVGVYTGASALSAALALPPDGEVHALDLTDENVNLGRKFWSEDGVADKIHVHIGPATDTLQQFIDEGQAGTFDFAFIDADKPNFDRYYEQCLVLVRRGGIIAFDNTVLNGRVLDPDDQKPDAVAVRKLNKKLRDDQRIYLSFLKIGDGLSLCFIK
- the LOC123517138 gene encoding probable caffeoyl-CoA O-methyltransferase 2 isoform X4; its protein translation is MGVMHNAGFEPCVGAARVSLPTVARAGQSSNVDDDGRQVVMVLPGRGRGRGREGELPSQMLHRRVVFSTAFIAKMAASLKSYDSKDPLVKYTADHSLRFTEAQKNLMELTFKLPKYYMLGAPEVLQLNANLIRTMGGKKVLDVGVYTGASALSAALALPPDGEVHALDLTDENVNLGRKFWSEDGVADKIHVHIGPATDTLQQFIDEGQAGTFDFAFIDADKPNFDRYYEQCLVLVRRGGIIAFDNTVLNGRVLDPDDQKPDAVAVRKLNKKLRDDQRIYLSFLKIGDGLSLCFIK